One Archangium violaceum genomic window, ATGGGCTGATGCGCAACGTGCGGGCCACGTTCTCGATGGTGGGGCCGCCGGTCACGAGGGCCTCGCGGATCTGCTGACGCAGCCGCCCGAGGAAGCTCGTGCCGATCGGTGCCTCGGCCCTGCTCTCGTCCAAGATCGTCAAGGGCTCCACGCTGAAGGTCTATCCCGGTGCGCCGCACGGCCTCACCAGCACGCACAAGGATCGGTTCAACATCGATCTGCTCTCCTCCCTGAAGGCCTGAGCAACCGGGTGGGCGTAGAAGTTGGCACCTCGGCCCTACCGTCCACCTTGCCGGGACAAGCCCACAGCCACTCGCGGCATCCTCCTCGCGAGCGGCCTGAGCGAAGCCCAGCGAAAGGAGGGGACTCAGGGTTCGACGGATTGCGGCAGGCCCCCCCGGTCCTTCGAGACGGGCATGTAGCACTTGCCCTTGTACTCGGCCTGGTTTTCGAAGCAGGGAGGACGCTTCTCGAGCGCCATCCAGCAACCCCCATTGATTTCGACCTCGCCTGTCTTGGTTTGGCAGGGAGCCTTCGCCTGGTTCCGGAAAGGCTCGTAAGGCAGAGGGTAGACGATGGGCGTTGTCGGAGGAGCCGCGTTGATCATCTCCGGTGCATCGAGCTGGGAGGGCCTCGTGGAGCCCACGCCGGGCGAGGTGGGCGACAGGTGTTCGGGCTCGCTCGCCCCATGCAGCCAGACGCCCAGTCCCAGCGCTAGCACGGAGAGGCCCGCGACGGCCCGCGGCCCCCACCTGACCCAGGGGCTCACCCGCCCTCCCGCGAGGTGCGCCCGAAGCCGAGGGTTGTCCTCCACGCGCTCGACCGCGGCGGTCATCAGCACGAGAATGTCCGCCAGCTCCGTCACCGGAACCGACGCGGGCGACTGTTCCACCTCCAGCGTCACGGAAGGCGGGTTCGGATGGCAGGAGAGACGCATCCGCCATTCCCCCTCGGGCTGCCATTCCACGCGGTCGCAGGGAATCAACGTCAGCGCGGGGTTGCCCGTCCCGACATGCCTCGCTTCGTGGAGACGTCCCAGCTCGGGCCCTACCTCTTCGTACTTCCTGCCGAACTGGAACGCCCCCGTCCCGCCGTCCTTCCAGGTCTTATCGTCCGCCACGTGCCGTCCCTCCGTGGATGCGCACCTCATGCACGCACAGGGGAACGGATTTGACCTCATGAGTCAAGATGGCCGGCGGGTCCTGATGGGTTCTCCAGGCTCAGGGTGACGCCTGGCTCTGGCCCCGAGCGGAAGCGCGGTGCTCCCACGAGGGCATCCCCGTGAAGCGGCAGGGCAGCAGCGTGCGGGCCGGGGTGAGGTGCAGGTTCGACTCGCCGTTGCCGAGCGCGCCCTGCCGGTTGGCTCCCCAACCCACCGCGGTGCCATCCCCGCTCAGCACCAGGGAATGGCCTGAACCGGCCGAGATGGCCACCCCTGTCAGGCCCGGTACCTGGACGGGAACGAGGTGGAGCGCCCCCGAACCAACCTGGGAGAGGATGTCATGGCCCCAGGTCCAAACGGTGCCGTCCGCACGCAGCGCCAGGGAGTGCCAGCCACGGCTCGAGATGGCCACGACGTCCGTCAGGCCCGGCACCTGCTCCGGAATGTTCTGGAACCGGCCCGTCGTCCCATTCCCGAGCTGGCCATTGGAGCTGCTACCCCAGGCCCACACGGTGCCGTCCTCACGCAGCGCCAGGGAGTGCGAGAGACCGGCGGCGACGGCCGTCACCCCCGAGAGGCCGGGCACCTGCCCCGGCACGAACTGGAGCATCCAATCGAACTCGCCCGCGACCTGGCCGTAGGAGTTGTCACCCCAGGCCCACACGGTGCCATCCTCGCGCAGCGCCAGGGCGTGGTTCGCGCCCGCCGAGACGGCCACCACGCCCGTCAGCTCCTCCACCTGGGCCGGAGGGATGTTGATGTTCCCCGGATCGCCATGCCCGAGTTGGCGATAGAGGTTGCGCCCCCAGCTCATCACCGTGCCGTCCTCGCGCAGCGCCAGGGAGAAGCTCTCGCCCGCCGCGACAGTCTTCACCTCCGTCACGCCGGGCACCAGCACCGGAGAGGAGCGACTGTCGCTCGTCCCATCCCCGAGCTGGCCGTACATGTTTCGACCCCAGGCCCACACGGTGCCGTCCTTCTACCGCGTTCTCCAGCTCCTTCATCCGCAGCTACGGCCGCGCGCAACGTGTGCCTTACGGCCGCGGCTTCATGTATCTCGCACGTGTCGACGCCCAATGAGCCTCGGCATCCTCAGGCCCGGATCCGCCGCGGAGCAGGCGGGCGTGAAGGAAGGCGACAAGCTCCTATCGATGACACCGCTCGAGGAGGTGCGGCCCCATCCCGAGCGGCCGATGGAGCTCACCGTCGAACGGGATGGCCAGCCGCTCCGCATCCGCTACACGCCACGCGGTGCACCATGCCGGGCTGGCGTTGGAAGCGCGTGCCCGGAGCTGTAGACCCTGGCGCACGAGCCCCCCGCGTGACCGACCATCCTAGTGGGCTGACGCGGGCTCCCCCTCCGTAGGGAGGACCTGCCGAAGTGCATCAACGACGACGGAGAGGACGACCGTGTCACCCACCGACTGAACGAGGCGGGCAGGAACCTCGAGTATTCCCGCGTGGAAGATGCTACGCGAGGCTCCGATCTGGTCGGCGATCACTCGATCCAGCTTCACCTGAAGTGACTCGACCCTCCAGGTCTCGCTGTCCAGGAAGAGGGCCATGACCTCTCCAATCACCTGACCATCTGCTCCAATGATGGTCCGTCCCCGCAGGTTTTCATCAGAAAGACGCATCGCCTGGCTCCTCTCCGCTCAAAAGTAGGTCGTGGAGGGCGGGAAGGTCAGCGCTGGCCATGGGAGGGGGCTTGAGCTCCCATGAGGCGCATGCGGACGGAAAAGCCCTTGTCCGCCACTCCGCTCGCCTCCCAGAGGACCCGCCAGGAGCGGCTGGATGGTCTCTCAGGGTGATGCCCCCGCCCACCACTTCGTCACCGCACCCGGATGGCGTCGGCCATGACGACGTAGCCCGTCGTGGTCCAGCGGCTCAGCTGCACCTTGTTCCAGCCGGCCGGGAAGCTCCACGTGCCGAGCGTGTTCCACTTGCCGCCGTTGAGCTGCTGGTTCACGCTCACCGTGGCCAGGTTGGTGCCGCTCGCGTTCGTGATGATGAAGGGCGCGGTCGGCGAGCGGTTGGTGCCCGCCACCCACCAGGCGTCGATCGTCTTCGTGGCCGCCGCCGGCAGGTAGAAGAAGAACACGGCCGGGTCGGAGACGGCCTGCGTGGAGGCGTAGTTGTAGTTGTTGCCGAAGAAGCCGGTGCTGGTGCCCGTGGCCCAGTTGGCCGAAATCTGGCTGTAGCCCTTGGTGGTGTCGTTGTTGGCGTTGTTGTTGTCGACGACCAGGCCCGTCGTCGACCCGCCCGACGTCCACAGGTACGTCACGTCCACCCAGTCGTTGTTGCTCATCCCCAGGTCCGTCCAGAACGACCCATCCGCGATGTCGATGCCCGCGGGATTGGCGGGCCGGCGCCCGAATTGATCGTACCCGCCGTTGTAGCCGTCCTGGTACGCGGCCTGGGCCTCGGGCTTGCCCTGCGGCAGGTCCTTCCACATCTCGCGGACGCTCGAGGGATTCCAGTAGTCATCCTTCGTGTTCCACGGTCCCACGTCCCACACCGACGTGGTCGTGCACTTGCCCGTCTTCGAGTAGCACACCCTCACCTGGTACTCGGAGCCGCCATTGCTCGCGAGCGCCCGGCGCGAAGGCAGCGCCACGAAGCGGTCATAGCTCTTGATGACGTGGCCGTTGGCCGTGGTGCCGCCCACCAGCCCCTCGCGCGTGGCGTAGATGCGGTAGGTCAACGGCGTCGCCAGCGCCGTGAGCTCCTGCGAGGCGCCCCCCTCCAGAGAGCCCTCCATCGTCACCTCTCGCACCAGGGGACCGCGGCCGTGCTCGTCCGCCACGAGCGCGAGCCGCACCTGCACCTCGGTGCCGGCCCAGGGCAGGCGCACGGCCTCGCCCGCGCTGGAGGTGCTCCACTCGCTCCAGGCGCCACTGGCCGCACGCACGCGGACATCCACTTCCACCCCCATCCCCAGGGAGCTCGTCGTCCGGAGCACCGGCCGGAGGGTGTCCACCGGCTGCTCCAGCCTCCGGGCCGGGAAGGTGTAGAGGCCCGTGAGGGTGCGCAGCCCTTCGGACCGGCGCATGACGGCGTAGGGCTCGAACACCAGACCCTCGCGGGTGCGCACCAGCTCACCCGTGCCCTCTCCGGTGGCGAGCTCCTCCGTCCAGCCCTCCGCGAGCGCGGCGCCTCCCGTCAGCGAGACTCCCAACATCATCGTCATGAACGTCGACCGCAGCTTCGAACGCATGGCCTGACCCCTTGGAAGAAGGAACCCGCGAGAACACCGAATGCGGGGTAGTCCCTTCTTCCTAGAAGACCATGTATCCGTCTCGATGTCTCACAAGAAGAGAATCTCGAGCCGGGAGACGTGCTATTTTTCTCCCTGGATGGCTGGGATGACACACGCCTCGAAGAGGGCCTTGCGCGCGTCCGGCGCCAGCGGCGCGAGCGCTTCCTGGTTCAGCTGGGCGATTTGAAAGCTGGCCCACGCGGGTGTCATGGATTCATCGAGGGCTGGAATCCGCAGCTCGAATCCGTGACAGACCAGGGTCCCGCTGTCGCGAGGATGGACCTTCAGCTCCGGCTTCTCCTGATCGGGCGGCGGTGGCTCGGGGGGCTGTGGACTCGGACAGGCGAGCCCACCCACTCCAAGGAGGACCGCGGCAAACACCAGCGCACGTCGTGCATTCGGGCTCATATCAAGTGCCTACAGGGGGATGACGTCCGTCATGCTGGGAAACTCGTACTGTCCGGCGGGCGCGGTGGCGCGCAGCTCGACCTCGGGAGAGACCCGGTCCCAGCCGAACAGGTTCAGCAGAGCGGCGTCCAGGAAGGACCGCTGCACCTCGGGAGGCTGGCTCCGCACGATATCCGCCTCGCCCACCAACCCCAGCTCGAAGGCCGCCAGCTCGGGGCTCCGGGCGCCGCCCACCTGCACACCGTCGCTCACCAGTCCCGCGTGGAGCGCCGACCAGCTCAGCGGCGCGGCGGAGGGAATGCCCAGCGAAAGCTCGAACGTGTGTTGGATCAGCGTTCCCGCCGCGGCTTCCGCCTCCAGCTGTTGCACCATGGCTGGCGTCTCGCCACGCAGCTCGAAGGAGAAGGAGCAGATGGCGCTCCTCTTCGTTCCGTGAATCGTCATGCCCTTCGCCTTCACCCACTGCTGGATGAATCTCATCTCGGGTCGGGTCGCCAGGACGCACTCGGACTCGGACTCCACCTGGTAGAACAAGGCCTGTCTGCCCTTCCACGATGGATGCAGCGAGCCCGGGTCCGCTGGCAGTTGCACATCCCGAAGCACCCGCTCGACCAGCAGGTAGGTCGCGTTCGCCGCATCGCGGGATACCACCGTGCGGGCCTTTGGATAGACCCACACGATGTTTGACTGGTGGGTCGCGGTGGGCTCGAAGTACACGGCATCTGCCGTCTCGACGACGTGGACCACGGGCACACCGCCGCCCGAGGCCCCTACCGTCACGGCCAATATCACTGCGTTCCAGAAGCTCATGAATGACCGCATCACGAATGTGATGCACCCCCTCGGAGCTTGCCCATACCACGGAGCCACACCGCGACCATGAGTAAAATCCGCACGAGCCCGGCGGTGATGAGGGGAACGGGCTCGCGGAGACCGGCGTGTGTGCCGCCAGTCTCCGCGCTCGGCGCGCGCTACGGCGCTTCCGTGAGCGTCACGTCATCGAAGTAGACGGTGCCGCTGCCGTTGCTCTCCAGGCTGATGACCACGGAGTTGGAGTTGGGAGTGAACGACACCGTGAGGGGCTGGTAGCTCGCGCCGGCGGCTACCTGCGTGGAGGCCTCCTGGACGCCGTTGAGCGTGTTGAAGCCCAGCGCGCGCAGACGCGCGGTGTCCCCGCTCCCCCGGGCATACGCCGAAAGCGTGTAGCGGCGGCCGGCGGTGAGCGTGGGTCCGTACTCGGTGTACGTCCAGCCGAACTCCGTCCCGGCGATGGGCTTGATGGGATGGCCGGAGGTGCGGTTCGCCTCCTGCATCCACGTCCACAGGTTCATCAGCCCGCCGCCTTCCCTCCTCACCGCTCCGCCGAGCGCGCCGCCTGCGTGTACACGCTGATGGCCTCGTACGTGCTGGCCGGAGTCGAGCCGTGGGCGTACCTGGCCGACGTGCTGGAGACGCACGCCCGCGGCTGGCCCCAGCGTCGGCTTGAGGAACTGCTGCCACCCATGTGGAAGGTAGCGCACGAGGCTGCCGCGCGGCCTCCCTCAACCGCTCCTGCGGCGACCTGTGCGCTGCCCCTCCCGGTCAGGCTGGGCGGCGCGGCCCGTTATCACATCCTCGCCTTCCTTCTGCACCGCTCCGCCGAGCGGATACGATAACGGATATCCTCATCCAGTACTGTTCACACTCTCCTTGCGCATAAGAGGAATGGGGGCAATGTCTGGGAGGGCAGCGGGTTGGAGCAGAGAGGCAGAGGAGGGCCGCTGAGGGGAGCCCACGAGCTGTGCGCCATGCCGGTGCACTCTGGTGGAGCCTCCCTGGGACACACTCCTGAGCGGAGACAGCGGTGAGGGTGGAGCCGACGAAGGAGCGCACGCCGCGACATAACCGTGCCCCACAAGCCCACGCCTCTTGCCACGGTTGGCCACGGAATCACGCGCGCCGACGGCTTGCAAACGCGCGACAGCAGGCGCTAATACCCGCGACCCCGGTCGCATGCCCACCACGAAGACGTCCAAGTCCACGAAGTCGTCCGCCAGAAAGCCGGCCGTCCTCGCAGGTGGTGTCGATGATCACCGAAAAGCGCGGGAATTTGGACGAGCCGAGCGTCGAGGCCTGAAACTGGCGGGCAGAGGTAGGTGGGGGCAGCGCAGAGGGACGGGGAGAGTTCAAGCAGTTCGCGCCCGAGCCATGTCCACCCGCCCGACCCTCGCCCACCGTGTAGCGGAATGTACAGGTGCGCCGCTGACGCGCAGCCCATTGCACACCCGGGCATTCATCCTTCCCTCGGAACGGCCGAAGGGACTGGCATCCCCCGTGCACTATGCGACATCCGTGAGATCTGGCTGGGTGTCACGCCGTCGCTGATTCTCGAAAGGGTTGTCCATGGTTGGTGAGCGCGTGCTGTTCGTCGTCCTCCTGGGACCCCTGGCCTTCGTGTGGGGGCTCGTCCTCATGCGCCAGAAGCGCCACTCCGGCGGCATCCGAGTCCTCGGGGGGGCCATGACTCTCATCGGCACCGCGGTCATGGGGAGCCTGGCCTGGCTCATCACCACGTTCCTCTCCAGCAACCACTCGAAGGGGCGGGTCCTTCGCCTGCGGGGGCGAACGCGCGTGGCTCGCCGGGCCCTGGGGGAGGGCTGGGCGGATGACGCCGTTCCGGATGTCTCGGGGCTCACGCCCTGGCAGCGAACGGTGCTCGGGGAGGTATGGATGTACTCGGCGGGCCTGGAGCACGCGTCCGTTCCAGCCTTCTCGAAGTTGTCGCTCAAGCTCTCCGCCCTGGGGGCGCCCTCGGCGCTGCTGGAGGACTGTCATCTGGCGGCCCTGGATGAAGTCCGTCATGCCAGGCGGTGCTTCGCGCTCGCCAGGGCCTACTCGGGGGTGCGCTGGACGGCGGGAGCGATTCCGGAGCTCGGACAGGGAAGCGCCCAGCCTTCCCCTACGGGCACGGGGGACGACTGGTCCCGGCTGGTGCGCGGGTCGCTGCTGGATGGGTGACTGGCCGAGGGGATGGCCTCCCGGGTCGCGGGCGAAGGGGCGACTCGGGCCACGGAC contains:
- a CDS encoding PRC-barrel domain-containing protein, yielding MRLSDENLRGRTIIGADGQVIGEVMALFLDSETWRVESLQVKLDRVIADQIGASRSIFHAGILEVPARLVQSVGDTVVLSVVVDALRQVLPTEGEPASAH
- a CDS encoding RCC1 domain-containing protein translates to MYGQLGDGTSDSRSSPVLVPGVTEVKTVAAGESFSLALREDGTVMSWGRNLYRQLGHGDPGNINIPPAQVEELTGVVAVSAGANHALALREDGTVWAWGDNSYGQVAGEFDWMLQFVPGQVPGLSGVTAVAAGLSHSLALREDGTVWAWGSSSNGQLGNGTTGRFQNIPEQVPGLTDVVAISSRGWHSLALRADGTVWTWGHDILSQVGSGALHLVPVQVPGLTGVAISAGSGHSLVLSGDGTAVGWGANRQGALGNGESNLHLTPARTLLPCRFTGMPSWEHRASARGQSQASP
- a CDS encoding PDZ domain-containing protein encodes the protein MSLGILRPGSAAEQAGVKEGDKLLSMTPLEEVRPHPERPMELTVERDGQPLRIRYTPRGAPCRAGVGSACPEL